A DNA window from Porites lutea chromosome 6, jaPorLute2.1, whole genome shotgun sequence contains the following coding sequences:
- the LOC140941189 gene encoding uncharacterized protein KIAA1958-like, with translation MASGDSKFEDLSEADIDSLIDDAVPKNTKKATAWGISVLKDWLSKKYPSEVLESLSPEVLSERLKKFYQELRKSPTEHYSASAHLSIRAAIDRHLNTLPEFSGISIVRDPLFKIANKSLSAKLKQLKAQGFAKVQHHPSISPEDIQKCYETKVFSDETPISLLRVNWFNISLHFCRRGRENLRSLTPDSFVIKKDANGGEYVEMSISEKTKNHQGGLGDKADESDPKMFSTGMSNCPVKYFKKFLSVLNPNQTALFQKPKRNFLPSDEIWFENSPIGVNKLGDMMKEISLAASLSKVYTNHCVRSTTISALDEAGIPIHRIMQTSGHRSESSVKSYCDRQSLEKYKESSNILARVGHDSKESTSGAVVGAVNNIENLTQNSQSHNVQNVVANLNHSPTLNVLSRAEFKDCQININITKK, from the exons ATGGCTTCGGGCGACTCAAAGTTTGAAGATTTGTCCGAAGCAGACATCGATTCCCTCATTGATGATGCAGTTCCTAAAAACACCAAGAAAGCAACTGCTTGGGGAATATCTGTTTTGAAAG actggttatccaaaaaatacccaagtgaggTTTTGGAAAGTCTTTCACCAGAAGTTCTCTCTGAGAGGTTAAAGAAATTCTATCAAGAATTAAGGAAATCGCCGACAGAGCATTACAGTGCTTCAGCGCACTTGTCCATCAGAGCGGCCATTGATCGCCACTTGAACACACTGCCAGAGTTTAGCGGCATTTCTATCGTACGAGATCCgctatttaaaattgcaaataaatcccTGAGTGCTAAACTAAAACAGCTTAAAGCTCAAGGCTTTGCGAAAGTTCAACATCATCCATCTATTTCTCCCGAAGACATCCAAAAGTGCTAcgagacgaaagttttcagtgaCGAAACCCCAATAAGTTTACTTCGCGTGAACTGGTTCAACATCAGCCTTCACTTCTGTCGCCGTGGAAGGGAAAATCTTCGATCCTTAACACCAGATAGTTTTGTCATTAAGAAAGATGCAAACGGCGGTGAATATGTGGAGATGTCTATcagtgaaaaaacgaaaaaccacCAAGGCGGTCTCGGAGATAAAGCCGACGAAAGTGATCCAAAAATGTTCAGCACTGGAATGTCAAATTGtcctgtaaaatatttcaaaaagtttctcaGCGTCCTCAATCCTAATCAAACTGCACTGTTtcagaaaccaaagagaaattttctccCTAGCGACGAAATATGGTTTGAAAATTCACCGATTGGAGTGAATAAACTGGGTGACATGATGAAGGAAATATCGCTCGCGGCAAGCTTGAGCAAGGTCTACACAAACCATTGTGTTAGATCTACAACCATCTCTGCTCTGGATGAAGCTGGAATACCCATTCATAGAATTATGCAGACTTCAGGCCACAGAAGCGAGAGCAGCGTTAAGTCGTATTGTGACAGACAAAGCCTGGAAAAGTACAAAGAATCCTCCAATATTCTTGCTAGAGTTGGTCATGATTCGAAGGAGTCTACGTCCGGCGCGGTAGTCGGTGCTGTGAATAACATCGAAAATCTAACACAAAACAGTCAAAGCCACAATGTACAGAATGTAGTGGCTAATTTAAACCATTCTCCAACGCTTAACGTCCTTTCACGTGCAGAATTCAAAGACTGTCAAATCAAcataaacattacaaagaaGTAA